ACTCCGGCCAAGCGTGGCTGCCGCCCAAATTATGTTGAATCGCATCAGGGTTAGAGAACACTTGAGGGGTTTGCACCAAACCGATACCAGCGTCATTTAATAGCCCCACCGTGCGCCAAAGAAAGTTGGGCTCCAGCACGAAATCAGCGTCAACTACGCAGATAATCGGCGCTTGCGTGAGTGTTAAAGCATTATTGAGGTTACCCGCTTTGTAATGGATGTTTTCCTCACGCGCAATGTAATTCACGCCAATGCCGTTGCAGTAGTCTTTTAGAAACTCTCGATTTCCGTCATCCAAAACCCAAACGTTAACCTTCGGATAATCCAGATTTAACGCACCTTGTATGGTTTTTTCGAGCATAGCAAGTGGCTCGTTGACAGTTGGAATCATCACGTCAACCGCGTCTAAATTATCACTACTCTTAAGAATCTTCTCCCACTGATCGGCCTCAGGACTGCGATTAGTCGGCGCCACCATAATAAAGAAATGCCAATTCAAGGCAATTGCCGCGAGCGCTTCGGTAACAAAGAAAAACCACATCCACATGGACTGAAAACTCAGCTCATAGGCCGGCAATGTTTCGTCCAACCGCCATTGTAAGTACTTAACATTGACGAACGCGAAAAGACACGCAATCACCAGTTTGCTAGCTTTGGATTTTCCAATATCAGACGATGCCAATAACAATAGCCCGACCAACATTAAGAGGTTAGCTAGCACACCTGGGTATAGTTCTAGCATTAGTAGTTCGCTCTCAAGTTGACACTCAACCACACCATTATTTTTTCAGCGAACGATGGGTTAGCACTGGTAATAATGACTTTAGCGAGATGCCCAAGTTGACCGACGTCTACTTGATCACGGTCTAACCCTATAATTAATTTCAGGGATAACGGGCTCGGAGAAATTGACGGCACAGCAAACCCTGCAACACTACCCTGCTCTTGCGATTGAATTTCTCGCACGCGCCCAGTTAAAAAACGTTTGTCGTTATTAAGGTAAACACTGGCTTTATCACCGATTTCAATACTGTCCAAAAACTGGCGCGATATATAAGCCTCTACGAACATGGATTCAACATTAGCAACTTCGAACAAAACATCACCCTGTTCAACCGTCTGCCCCGCCAATATTCGCTTCTTCCAAATCAGCCCAGTTGCGGGGCTAAACACCGGATAAGCTTGACCATCTTCAACAAATTGCAAAGCATTCTGCATTTTTTGTTCGGTAGCCACCATCTCAGCTTGTAAGGTCACACTCTGCATTTCAAGAGACCGTATTTCTTGAGCCATGAGCGCACTATCCGTCAGTTGAAAGCCCGACCCGATATCAGCACCAGTAGAATTTTGATCATTCAATGAAGCTAGTTCAGTCTTTAGGCTTAGCACCTTACGCCGCGCAGCAAGTAACTCACGCTCGGTACTTATGGCAGCTAATTTGGTCTTTTGGAACTGCGCTTGAGTGATAATGCCCTCTTGATAAAGCTCGGCTATTTGATCTTTATCTTCAGAGCGCAAGCTGATTTCGGCTTCAAGCAATGCTACTTCTTTCTGCGCTTCGCGGTAGTCAGCGGTTAAAAACACCAGTTTGTCCTGCTTAGCACCATCAAACTTATTAAGTTGTTTAGTAAGCGCTGCAACCACCGCCTCATAGTTGGTCTTAGTCTTTTGCAAGAACACCTTGTCTTGATCAATTTCTTGGCGAATCTGTTCTTGATTTCGACGTATTTTGGCGACCGTAGTACCCGCTTTAACAAGTTGCTTCTCAGCAACGTTGTCGTCACTGACAACCCCAGCGATAGGCGCATTGACCTCGTAGGTAGTGGCATTTAGTAGCGCCCTAGTGCTCGACGGAAACAAGGGTGGCAAATACAAAGCCCAAATCGATATAATGATTAAGGTAACCGCGGTAGCAATACGAGAAAAACGAATCAACCTAGGCATAAATAACTCCTCGCGGGCTAACTCGCCACGCCGCACCACTAAATACAAAACAAACGATCTGCGATAATTGGCAGCTTTGAGATAATCGATAGCTAAGCAACATACTTAGGATTGCCTCCACGACTCGAACAACGCAACGGTATTGCGCGTAGGCCACTGCCCATCTTCTATTGCTTGTTCAGGCAGAGATAAAACAGCAGGCAAACTTACAAGCCCTATATCTGGACTCTTGCAAAGCGAAGCTACGGTGTGTTCTTGAAGGAAGAATTCAGGCTCATCCAATGACTGAATATTCGACTCAACACTAATGCTGTATTGTTGAGTTTTAGCAACCGCGGGTTTATCAGCCAACGCTGAGTCAAAACAAGACAGACTCGCATATAGCTCACTGCAACGCGCACCTAATCCGGCATCCATTGCCTGATGCAGCAACACCGAACTAGAGGTAGCGTCGCTATCTTTAGTTCGGACATAGTCATAAAACCCTAAAAGCTCACCTGCACAAGCATTGCTGTGTGCAAACAAACCACTACCCAACATCAACAAGCACACGCCAACGAAGCGTGTGCGAGTACCCACGTACTTAAATAAGACCACTTTTTCCCCACCCCACTTGAGTAATGCGCGAGACATCGTGCAAGTGTTTAACACAAATTCATTATCGACACACCAACCCTACTTGACCTGTCGAACTACGGCTAATCAAATCATAGCTCTAATGTTAAACAAAGATCACTCGACCTTAGTCTGAACCTAAGCAGTATATAGGGTCACTAATCGCTAAGCTACAAATCTAACAATGGCCATAAAATATCAATCGCGCAAGCGCAGTCGAGTAGTAAGTGGTAACACGCAAAACAATTTGCTGTGTAGCAACGGGAGTTAATCAATCCTTGAATTCTTGCGTGGTTAACGGTAGCTTGGCATATAGCAAATATCCATGCAGACTGGATATTTACTCTTTAAAGTTATATTTTTCAACAACTTAGATAAAATAGCGCAAATAAAATATCACGTCACAATGACTGGATATTTATTATTAAAAATTCTAACTCATTGATTTTAAAGGATTAACCGTGACCATAGAAAAAATATCCAGGCAAAAAATATCCAGTCATCGTGACGGATAATAAAACTGTTAGAAGGCCTGATCAGGTTAATCGCAAAGGATATAATTTATAAATGCTAAAAGAACTGCTCGAAAAAGGATATTTCCCAAGCGAATTACCTGCGCCATTTACCACGCGGGACTATGCTGCCGCCATATGTGCCCCATCGTTACCGTCGAGCCACCCATATACATTTGGAAAAAAAGGACCGAAGTACAATTCTAAGTGCGCCGTTTTCAATTTGGCTAGAAGGGGTAAACTTAGAAGGACACTATCAATTCCAAATCCGATAAATTATTACCATTCGGCTAAGTCCATTGCGGATAATTGGGTAGATATTGAAGCTCACTATTTGAAATCGAACCAATCCTTAAGCAGGCCTGTAGTTGATACGCATCGTGCATTGGGCTGGGAAAAGGGCTTTGCTAAGCTTTCTGACTCTAAGCTAAGAACTAGATCCGCATCGAAGTATATCCTCCAAGCCGATATTAGTAATTTTTACCCGTCAATTTATACGCATAGCATCCCTTGGGCGCTACATACAAAGTCTGTTGCCAAAAAGAATTTTGCTTTTTCAGCAAATATCGGTAATCAGATTGACGCACATATCAGAAATTGCCAAGAGATGCAGACCAAGGGTGTGCCAATTGGGCCAGATTCTTCATTCGCAATTGCAGAAATTGTGATGACATCAATTGATGAAATGTTGGTTCCAATTGTAGGTGACAAGTACCATCGCTATATAGATGACTTTGAGTTTGGTTGTAGCTCTTATCAGCAGGCTGAAACAACACTGGGTAGGCTACAAGAAATACTAGAACAGTTTGAATTAACACTTAATTCGTCAAAAACTAAAATCATTGACTCGCCATGTTCACTAGACCCTATTTGGCTACATGAGCTAAAGAACTACAGGTTTCGTAACGGGCAAACGCAACAGAGAAATGATTTCCTTCATTACTTCGATTTAGTAATGGACTATCTTGCAAAGTATCCAGACGATCCTATAGTAAAGTACGCCATCCTTAAGTCTTCCTCCCGATTAATTTATTCTGCGAACTGGCCTGCTTACCAAAGTATCATATTACAGTGGGCAATTGCTGAACCAGGAATTCTGCCAATCGCATTAGATTTCATTAAATTCTATGAAAATACCGGCTTTGCTATAGATAAAGATGAATTACAAGAAACTTTAGAATTCCTAATAACCGAGCACGCTCCGATGGGGCATACCAGCGAAGTCTCATATGCCATATTTGGCATGATCTTATTCGGAGTTAATTTTTCTACAAACATAGTTGGCATCATTGAATCAGTAGAGAATCCTATTGTTGCCTTACTTACACTGGATGCTCAGCAGCAGGGCCTTATTTCTAGTTCGCATACATTCGGCTTGTGGCAGTCCTTGATGAATCCGGCAGAGCTAAAAACCTCAAATTGGTTGCTCGCATATGAGGCGTTGATTAAAGGTTGGCTACCATCTGCAACTGGCTCTGATTACATCAAAACTGATGATGGCTTTAAGTACTTGCAAAGTAAAAACGTACAGTTTTACGACCATTTACTTATATCGTCTTATTTGCCTTCGGATAAATATTGGGCACTGAAAGATATTACACCTGAGCAGCTAAAGTACGTGCTAGAGCCTTCTAACAATGCGCTCCAGCCGACTTCGTACCTCGGCGGCTGAGCTTGGCGTTAGATTTACAATGATTCGCATACTCCAGTTTATTATTCTTACTTGTTTTAACACTTCAGTTTTTGGCCATGAAAATAAAAGCTTGTCTTCAGCTCTAGATGTCCATAATTATTGCTTTATCTCTATTTCTGAAATGGCAGATAAAAGCTATATAGATGCTCAGACTATTTTAGAGCGATGTATGACTGAAAAAGTCTTAGATGAATATATAGCTCTTTTAGCACTTCAATTTGTTTTCGCTACTAGCTTTAATGAGGAGATTTCGAAAGAATCTATAGATAGACATTTTAAAGAAATTTTTAGCCATCCGATTGAATCACTCTCCGATAAAAACACTGATAGATTTTCACCAGAAAACCTTGGAGAAATTTCTGTCAAGCTCGGCAAATTCTTAAGGAAAACCGAAAACGCAAAAAAGGGCGGTTCTAGTATTGATAGACTCAATAAAGAAAGTGAATCTAAACCCTACCTCCCTCCAGATTTAGATGATGTCATGATCATTGATCAAACTAAGACAATGATTAATTATGGCGGTTTCGTATATGAATATAAATCAATCAATAATCAATGGAAAATAAATGGGTTTGAACAAGAGAAATCTAACAAGTAACCAAAGTTCACTGCGCAGCAAGTTGCTCCGCCCCTTGGCTTGGCGTTATTGTGATCTCGGAGTAATATGAATAGGCTATTTTATCTTTTAATTCTCATGGTTTCTTTTAGTAATAACCTTCTTGCTGCTGGTGAAAGTGTTTTGGGGGAATGGGAAACGACTGATCAATATGGCTATGGGTATATGATAATTGAGTCTGAAAAAAAGGGGAAAATAGTCTTTTATGGTACTTTTTCGGCGAATGAATTTATTGAAGTTGAGCTAACTGACTTCGAGAAAACGGAGGACGGTTTTGATCTGAAAATGGAACTTAAAGACGACTTGTCGACTATTATTTCAGGAACAGGTTCATACAGTGATCATATGCTCTGTTTAAAGGTAAATCGTCCTGAAGAACCTAACCTTATGTGTTTTATGCGCCCAGAGAGAGTTAATTTATTAAGGGAGAAAGCAATTAATGAGCATGAAAAAACACAATAACAAGTTCCAAAACTACCGCTCCCTGCGGTCGCTCGGACGCGTTTACAACGCGCCCGTTTGAAAGGCGTTAGAAACCTGAGAGTAATAACCTACTAGCATTGGCCTTGAAAAACAGGCCATTAAACGCTTGCTGGTCCCGTTCTGTGGGCGTTAAAGCGCATTCAGGGATCTTATTTTACAGCACCTAAATAGATTAGGAATTCTAGAATTTCGGATTGAGCAGAAGTTGTTCAATTTTCGTGATTTGGTGACAATAAACAAGCCCATTGAACCTTTTGTTGAATCAGCGCAACTAATTCATGTACGACATATTTTTTTCTGCATGCGAGCATTGATCAATGATTAAAGTAAGAACCATTCAACTTCAGCACCTTCCCCATTCAAAGCTAAGGTCATTCTTGATTATTTTTGCCAGTGTCATGGCGATGGTATTCATTAGTAGCGTGAAGGCGCAAGATGCGGGCGTAAAGAACCGTGTGCTAACGACCACCCAAGGCAAGTTAAGCAGCCCGGTTATTACTCCCAATGGCCAGTCTGTTCTATTTCTGGATAGACCAGGCGGTGGCAGCACGACTGAACTATTTAGTATACCGATACGTGGTGGAACGCCGACCCTGTTGAACCCAAGTTTAGTTACTGGCGGTAACATTGAAAGATTTCTGCTTACGCCCGATGGTCAACAAATCGTGTATCTCGCCGACCAACTCGTCGACAATAAAATGGAACTTTTTATTATGCCGGTCACGGGGGGCGTGGCAACCCGTTTAAACGCGTTCACCGACAGCGATGACGTTAGCGATTTCGCTATTTCCCTCGATGGACATTACGTTATCTATGAGACCAATTTTGGTGCGGGAGATCTATTCAGCCTTGAACTGAGCACTGGAAACATTGTAAATCTGACGTCTGGGCTACCCAGTGCATTTCCAAGAATCTCCGACTTTAAAGTCGATCCAACCAGCCGGCGTGTAATTTTCATCACGTTCAGTGCCGGATTCAGTCGCAACGCTATTTTTAGTGTGGACCTGGATGGTCAAAATCGTGTTAGATTGAGTGTGGATACTTCTGACGATACTGCCATTTTTTCAGAATTTTTAGTGACCGGAGATGGTGGTCACGTAGTGTACGCTATCGCCGACAGGTTCACTGGCCAGGCAATCGAGCTTTTTAGCGTGCCGGTGGATGGTGGTCTGGCGTCTAAAAGTTTGACTCCGCGGGTCACACGAGATCAATCATATCGCAGATTAAGACTCACTCCAGATAACGCTTTTGTTATTCTACTGAGCAATT
The sequence above is a segment of the Arenicella xantha genome. Coding sequences within it:
- a CDS encoding HlyD family secretion protein, which produces MPRLIRFSRIATAVTLIIISIWALYLPPLFPSSTRALLNATTYEVNAPIAGVVSDDNVAEKQLVKAGTTVAKIRRNQEQIRQEIDQDKVFLQKTKTNYEAVVAALTKQLNKFDGAKQDKLVFLTADYREAQKEVALLEAEISLRSEDKDQIAELYQEGIITQAQFQKTKLAAISTERELLAARRKVLSLKTELASLNDQNSTGADIGSGFQLTDSALMAQEIRSLEMQSVTLQAEMVATEQKMQNALQFVEDGQAYPVFSPATGLIWKKRILAGQTVEQGDVLFEVANVESMFVEAYISRQFLDSIEIGDKASVYLNNDKRFLTGRVREIQSQEQGSVAGFAVPSISPSPLSLKLIIGLDRDQVDVGQLGHLAKVIITSANPSFAEKIMVWLSVNLRANY
- a CDS encoding RNA-directed DNA polymerase; amino-acid sequence: MLKELLEKGYFPSELPAPFTTRDYAAAICAPSLPSSHPYTFGKKGPKYNSKCAVFNLARRGKLRRTLSIPNPINYYHSAKSIADNWVDIEAHYLKSNQSLSRPVVDTHRALGWEKGFAKLSDSKLRTRSASKYILQADISNFYPSIYTHSIPWALHTKSVAKKNFAFSANIGNQIDAHIRNCQEMQTKGVPIGPDSSFAIAEIVMTSIDEMLVPIVGDKYHRYIDDFEFGCSSYQQAETTLGRLQEILEQFELTLNSSKTKIIDSPCSLDPIWLHELKNYRFRNGQTQQRNDFLHYFDLVMDYLAKYPDDPIVKYAILKSSSRLIYSANWPAYQSIILQWAIAEPGILPIALDFIKFYENTGFAIDKDELQETLEFLITEHAPMGHTSEVSYAIFGMILFGVNFSTNIVGIIESVENPIVALLTLDAQQQGLISSSHTFGLWQSLMNPAELKTSNWLLAYEALIKGWLPSATGSDYIKTDDGFKYLQSKNVQFYDHLLISSYLPSDKYWALKDITPEQLKYVLEPSNNALQPTSYLGG